The sequence CGCAAGACTGGCTCTCTTATCCTGATCGTCATCATCGTCGTCATCCTTTTTCTGGGACTACGTGGCTGTTCCACCTACAATGCGCTCGTCAGCACAGATGAGGAGGTCAAGGCCGCGTGGGCGCAGGTGGAAAACCAGTACCAAAGGCGCTATGACCTCATTCCCAACCTGGTGGAGACCGTCAAGGGGTACGCTGCCCATGAGCGGGAGACACTGATTGCTGTAACAGAGGCGCGGGCGAAGGTTGGCCAGGCACGAACCCCGCAGGAGGTCATCGAGGCCAACGACCAGTTGTCTTCGGCGTTGGCACGTCTGTTGGTGGTGGTTGAGCGCTATCCTGAGTTGAAGGCCAACGAGAACTTTATCCGGTTGCAGGATGAACTGGCCGGCACGGAGAACCGCATCGCCGTGGAACGCCGCCGCTACACCGAGGTGGTGCAAAAGTTCAACACGATGGTAAGGCGATTCCCGACAAACATCATCGCAGGGATCTTCAACTTCAAGGTGCGAGAGACCTTCGAAGCGGTAAGTCCAGCGCGTGAAGCGCCTCGCGTCGATTTTGGCAGCGGCACCCGGTAGCTCTGCGGCGAGTTGCCGTTTTCTCCCCCTGCGCGAGGCTCGTGCGTGGGAGGGGATAGTGCCTGCCAAGAGAACCGCGAGGAAAGAGGAATGAGCGCCCTGTGGCTAGCCCTGATCGGGATTGTGCTGCTTGTGTTTGCGTACCTTAGCTATGGGGGCTTTGTCGCTAAGAGGTTGGGGATTGACGCCAGGCGGCCCACGCCGGCGCAGACGATGAACGATGGGGTCGACTATGTGCCCACGCGCGCGCCAGTAGTGCTGGGGCACCACTTTGCCTCCATCGCCGGTGCGGGGCCCATTGTGGGTCCAGTGATGGCGTCAATCTTTGGGTGGCTGCCGGTGTACCTTTGGATCGTGGCCGGCGGCATCTTTGTGGGTGCGGTGCACGACTTTGGTGCGGTGGTGGCCTCCCTGCGCCATCGCGGCAAGTCCATCGGCGAAGTCATTGAAGAGCACATCGGCAGGAACGGCAAGCTTCTGTTCCTGCTTTTCTCCTGGTCGACCCTCTTGCTGGTCATCGCGGTTTTTACCCAGCTTGTTGCCAAGACATTTGAGCAGGTGCCGTCGGCAGCCACGGCTTCCTTGCTCTTCATGGTGCTCGCCATGAGCTTTGGCCTCTCCATCTACCGAGGACGAGTGCCCTTGGTACCTGCCACTGTCGTGGGGGTTGCCCTGCTCTTTCTCTCTGTCTCCGTGGGGCAGAGATGGCCCCTTGCGCTACCGGCTGGGGTATGGCGCTACGTGCTTTTGGCTTATTGCTTTGCCGCGGCCGTCCTTCCCGTATGGTTCCTCCTGCAGCCCCGTGACTATCTGAACTCGTACTTGCTGTACGCCCTGCTGGTCGGGGGCGCGGTGGGGGTTTTCTTCGCCCGGCCGCACGTCAACATGGGCGCGGTTGGCCATTTTCATACGGACCTGGGATACCTTTTCCCTGTGCTCTTTGTGACGGTGGCCTGTGGGGCCATCTCGGGTTTCCATTCCCTG is a genomic window of Calditrichota bacterium containing:
- a CDS encoding LemA family protein; translation: MRKTGSLILIVIIVVILFLGLRGCSTYNALVSTDEEVKAAWAQVENQYQRRYDLIPNLVETVKGYAAHERETLIAVTEARAKVGQARTPQEVIEANDQLSSALARLLVVVERYPELKANENFIRLQDELAGTENRIAVERRRYTEVVQKFNTMVRRFPTNIIAGIFNFKVRETFEAVSPAREAPRVDFGSGTR
- a CDS encoding carbon starvation protein A, with protein sequence MSALWLALIGIVLLVFAYLSYGGFVAKRLGIDARRPTPAQTMNDGVDYVPTRAPVVLGHHFASIAGAGPIVGPVMASIFGWLPVYLWIVAGGIFVGAVHDFGAVVASLRHRGKSIGEVIEEHIGRNGKLLFLLFSWSTLLLVIAVFTQLVAKTFEQVPSAATASLLFMVLAMSFGLSIYRGRVPLVPATVVGVALLFLSVSVGQRWPLALPAGVWRYVLLAYCFAAAVLPVWFLLQPRDYLNSYLLYALLVGGAVGVFFARPHVNMGAVGHFHTDLGYLFPVLFVTVACGAISGFHSLVASGTTAKQVARETDAKLIGYGAMLIESFLAIIALLTAATMASGRLQQLYA